The region GACGCAATCATCACATCCGTCAGATCAACGCCGGTTTTACCGACTTCAAAAGCCGTCGACAGCTGGGACGATGCCTGCTGCGTTTCGCTGACCTTGTTGATCGCGTTGCCGAGCATGTCGGAGAAACTGCCGGCCCCCGTTTGCGGGACTTGCACAGCCGACTTCGGCTGGGCCATCGCGTCCATTTGCATGGCCCGCATGTCCAACATCAATCGATTAAATTCAATACCTTGGCTCATGGACAACCGCCTCCGACAACACGCATTTTTTTGACACTTTCACGACATTGGAAGTGGTGTAGCAACAAGGGTGCCAGCTCTTTGTCACAGTATCCGAATAAACGTTACCAATCGTCGCAGGCTGTAAAATCAAACGCCTCCCTGTAGCCACTGCCGAGGCACGAAGGCTGCGACCGGCGCGGCAAGACATCCTGACGAAGCCCTCACACATTCAGGCCCTTCGGTAGGTCAGCGATGGCGCGCGCACTCAGGTCGCCGCAAACAAATACGCCTCGACATCCA is a window of Pseudomonas taetrolens DNA encoding:
- the fliE gene encoding flagellar hook-basal body complex protein FliE; translated protein: MSQGIEFNRLMLDMRAMQMDAMAQPKSAVQVPQTGAGSFSDMLGNAINKVSETQQASSQLSTAFEVGKTGVDLTDVMIASQKASVSFQALTQVRNKLVQAYQDIMQMPV